The Virgibacillus siamensis sequence ATAAGCTTTGGGACATAGATGGAAAAGAATATATTGATTTTTTCGCCGGTGCAGGTGCACTGAGTTATGGTCACAATGATGATGTTATGCAGGAAAAATTAATTGAGTATATTAAAAATGATGGTGTCATTCACAGCCTCGACATGGCAACAACTCCAAGAAAAGAGTTTTTGGAACGCTTTAAAGAAGTTATTTTAACACCTCGTAAACTCGACTATAAAATAATGTTTCCAGGACCAACAGGCACAAACACAGTAGAGAGTGCCTTGAAAATTGCCAGAAAAGTGACGGGCCGTGATACGGTAATTAATTTTACAAATGCTTTTCATGGCATGACAATTGGGTCGTTATCCGTAACAGGTAATTCATTTAAACGGCGCGGTGCGGGTGTTCCGCTTCATCATTCTGTGGCAATGCCATTCGATGATTATGTGGAAGAACATGATTCAATTGCATATCTTGAACGCTTTTTGGAAGACAGTGGAAGCGGCGTAGCACTGCCAGCCGCAATCATTTTGGAAACCGTTCAAGGTGAAGGCGGAATTAACGCCGCAAGAATGGAATGGCTGAAAAAAGTGGAAGAAGTTTGCCGGAAATGGGATATTCTGCTGATTGTTGATGATGTTCAGGCAGGCTGCGGCAGAACTGGAACCTTCTTCAGTTTTGAGCCAGCTGGCATTAATCCGGACATTGTTTGCTTATCCAAGTCAATCGGCGGAATCGGTCTGCCAATGGCAATTACTCTGATTAAGCCTGAATACGATCAGTGGGGACCAGGTGAGCATAATGGTACATTCCGTGGAAATAATATGGCATTTATCGCGGCGACGGAAGCACTTACCCGCTGGGAAACAGATGAATTCAGCAAATCAATTATGGAAAAAGCCAAATTATTGCGCAATGCGATTGATGCCTTGATTGAAGGATACCCTGCTTTGAATGGTGAAGCACGCGGCAGAGGCTTGATGCAGGGTATTGCTATTCACAAAGATGG is a genomic window containing:
- the ectB gene encoding diaminobutyrate--2-oxoglutarate transaminase; protein product: MKTFEEIESAVRSYSRGWPTIFEKAKGYKLWDIDGKEYIDFFAGAGALSYGHNDDVMQEKLIEYIKNDGVIHSLDMATTPRKEFLERFKEVILTPRKLDYKIMFPGPTGTNTVESALKIARKVTGRDTVINFTNAFHGMTIGSLSVTGNSFKRRGAGVPLHHSVAMPFDDYVEEHDSIAYLERFLEDSGSGVALPAAIILETVQGEGGINAARMEWLKKVEEVCRKWDILLIVDDVQAGCGRTGTFFSFEPAGINPDIVCLSKSIGGIGLPMAITLIKPEYDQWGPGEHNGTFRGNNMAFIAATEALTRWETDEFSKSIMEKAKLLRNAIDALIEGYPALNGEARGRGLMQGIAIHKDGLANEICAEAFKRGLIVETSGPKDEVVKFLPPLIIDEAGLKEGLDILEESIKAALS